DNA from Daucus carota subsp. sativus chromosome 1, DH1 v3.0, whole genome shotgun sequence:
ATGAGAAAGAATTCAATCGTTGTTCTAAAAGAAAAGTGGACAGTGTTTGCATAACATTGctccaatttttttcaaaaaaattgctcGAATTATATAGTAAatttcctgacaaaaaaattatatagtagtaaattttatataaaaaaaaatataatcagttttCTTTGAAAAAACGACTTTTATGTCAATTTGCCACTGTTCACTTCTTCTCTTCCCTTTCTCACATTTCTTCAACCCATCTTTCCCAATTAACCCAAAATGTCACTAAATTTCCAGTCTTTATCTCTTCAATCCGCCCAATTTTCACCCCCAAACTTGACACACAGACACCCATTTACACACACATCAAAACCCAGATACACTTTCACCTGTATCTCCATGACCCGACCCGCGAGAAAAACGGGTTACAAGACAGAACTCATGTCTGATTCGGCAGAGTTGGTCAGGACACTACTGAGGAACATTAATGATAAAAGGCCACTGACAACTACCTTGGATAAGTATGTCAAGGTTGTCAGAACTGAACACTGTTTTCTTCTGTTTGAGCAGCTTGGGAAGAGTCAAAAGTGGCTTCAGTGTCTTGAGGTCTGTCTCTTTTATCATACCCTTTTGCTATGTATACaagtatgtatgtatgtatgtatagtttTAGTTAGTATTTTTATGCACTTTCAGGTTCTGGGTATTTTTTGATTTCTTGTTGTTaatattgttataaattttgGAAAGGTACATTGTGCTACAATTTGACTGTGGGAATGAAATAACTGCTCGTGATACTAATTTGATTGGTCCTAGTGTTATGTATACTTCTTGGATTGATAAAGTTGGAATCTTGATAATGTATCTTATATGAAGTTGCAAGTCAATGTTGTTGCATAGATTAAGTTCTTGTAGCATTGATCATGTAGGTATTGGTACTGATAGGGGTTATATGTTGCTTGCGTTCTAAGAGCAATTCAAACGTGTTGTGTTAAAATCACATATTCTTGCTTTGATAGTGGGTTCCTTAATAATGTAATTTGTGGTCCTTGCTACTAGCGACATAACCAAATTTATATCGGGTGTTTTGTTTACTGGAGTTGCCAATCTGTTTCGATTCTTCCGAACAAGAGAGGTTTGATGCTTCTGAATTCATGGTATTAAATTCCATTTCCTACTCGCAGTATGCTCTTTATGATCTCAGCTAATGATGATCTCCAGAATAGATGGTTGTTGATAATAAAAGATTTTGTTGGTCTTGTCTTGGATGGATGGATAATTTTTGGACTTATCTTTCCCGTATATAGGTGTTCAGATGGATGCAAAGACAAAGGTGGTATATAGCAGATAATGGAGTCTACTCGAAGTTAATATCTGTAATGGGAAAGAAAGGTCAAACCCGGTTGGCGATGTGGCTTTTCTCTGAGATGCGTAATAGTGGGTGCAGACCTGACACATCTGTTTATAATTCTCTAATCAGTGCCCATCTGAACTCGCGGGATAAATCTAAGGCTTTGGACAAGGCGCTTGGATACCTTGACAAGATGAAGGGAATGGAAAGATGTAAACCAAATATTGtgacatataatattttactgAGAGCGTCTGCTATGGCAAAAAAGGTAGATCAAGTGGAGGCCTTGctcaaagagcttaatgatagTGTCATTACCCCTGATATCTTCACTTATAACGGCATGATGGATGCCTATGGTAAAAATGGAATGATCAGAGAAATGGAGATGATGCTCTCTCGGATGAAGAGTGCCAAGTTGAAGCCCGATATTATCACTTTCAATTTGTTGATCGATTCTTATGGTAGGAAAcaagaatttgagaagatggaaCAAGTATTCAAGAGCTTGTTATGCTCCAAGGAGAGACCAACACTTCCCACATTCAATTCGATGATCACAAACTATGGAAAAGCAAGGCTTAGAGAAAAAGCTGAGTTGGTTTATCAGGAGATGATTGACATGAAATATACACCGAGTTTCATCACAAAGGAATGCCTTATCATAATGTATGGGTATTGTGACTgtgtatcaaaggcaagagagATATATGATGGGATGGTACAATCTGAAAAAGAGATAAAGATTTCAACTCTGAATGCCATGCTTGAGGTTTATTGCAGAAATAGTTTACCAACAGAAGCAGACGCTCTGTTTGAAAGTGCACGCAGCTCTAGGGTGTGTAGAATAGATTCAACAACCTACAAGCTTCTTTATAAGGCATACACCAAAGCTGACATGAATGAGCTGTTACAAAAATTGCTAAAACACATGGACAAAGACGGTATCGTTCCAAATAAAAGGTTCTTTCTGGATGCTCTTGGTGCTTTTGGGTCTTCAAAAGCAAATTATTCAACAGCAAAACGGTTACCTGCTACGGACAGAAAAGCTCCTCTAAAGCCGGCTACTTATATGAAGGGGTAGTTATAAGTTCTAGTGTTCTACATTGATCAGTAAAATCTTAGACTCTTAGCTAAAAGATTTATGACAGACAATTAAATCTATGAGTTTGTTCCTGAACAAGTTGATTTGGTCTTTGATTAGCTGGTATGCCTACTGACTCTTCCCTAAGTTTGTCATCATAGACATTTGTTCTTCCAATAACTCACTTCTAAATTTGTACATGTTTCCCAGGAATGAGATCAAGTGATCGATACCAAGACACAGTGTTTCATGTTTTCTACAATTCCCATGACAGGTTATGCTTCAGCTACTTGTACTATAGAAGCAGTTTTGAAGGATCTTATCTCTTTGTGATGTATAccttcaataaaattttattatgttcaaGTAATATATTAGGAAGCAATTGAGTTTATACTGTGTGATATTTAAAGTCTTTTCCtgttattttgaaaaaactcTAGTAACTAGGTAAAATACcaagatttatataaaatttacgaGTAGCTCTTTTTGATGATGGTTTGTTTGTGTTGGAGGATTTCTTTGAGAATAGGAGTgataatatgataaattttcCAGCTTCATAATTATGTGCAGATGCTGCTAACTATAAAAACCATAGTTGATGTCTGTTCTGTTGGTTATCTTTTTGAGAATCCTTGTAATATATATGTTCAGTATCATGATACAACTGATTAAACCATACTTGAATGTACTGGCGCCAAGTGTTTCCGATAATTACCACTTATTCTAGAAGGCCCGTGATAACGACTTTCTTACTGTTTGTCTCTGTTTGCAATTAAAAGGTTTCATCTTTTGAGGTATATATACCTGATAATTTCAAGTTCGAACTTTGTATAACATTTCTATGCGCGACTGAAATGACTTAAAAAGCTTGTTTAGCCAAGAGTTATCTTTATATTATGTGAAAATAAGTACCTAACTTAAATCGTAGCCAAACATGCTGTAAGTTAAtggataattttaaaaaagcttTTCCTTGAAATAAATATTGAGTCTCTACAGTAAAAAGAAACCACTCTATGTGGCGTAAGCATACAGTTAAAAGGTTATATATTCTGAATTTATCTGTGCATAAGTTATGCTTGGAACACTTCCTCCCTTTTTTGTCAATAACAATTTTACTTTACATTTTTGCAACATCTTCAGTGGATCCTTTTTCTGGAATCACTATTGGAAGATGACATCACTTAAGTAGACTTAAGTAAGTTAATGATTTGATAGTTAGTGCCTAAGCAATGCTGTATCGCAACTTGATACTATGATTCGAACAAGTTGCAGTACAATTCTTGGTCAATTTGTATCCCCAATTTTGAATAGGCTGAATATAGTAGAACCTGCAAGAACCATAAAAGTTATGAGAACAGTCACAATGTACGATATAGATCAAAATGAACAACAGCATTATGTGAAGATAATTGAGGTCTAATTTAATTGCTGTGTTTAAGCAATACATCACTCTTCATCTTAAATATGCTTGTCAGCCATGAATAGCATTAATTATAACTGTTGGAGATTGTTTATATATAGATTTCAAGCcttaatattatattgaaatCATATTAAAAGCCCATAGGATGCATATATAATTCGGCTTATATCTTACTTTTATACTGCATTAGAGATGCTGAAAGTGAAAGAATTGACTTATACATAATAAAGATAAATGTCTTAATCCAGGACCCTTTCAAATCTTACATCTTCACCTAAAAGGATTGGAAATAGATTCTTTGATAATGATAGGGTATTAAGATAACAGTACTTGATTGACACCTCTCCTACTTTGCTCTGCTTCAGTATCCTTTTAGTCTGCTGCCGTCCCATGCTTAATTCTGCTGTACAGATACTCTTGTGTTCTTACCGTATAGCCTTCAATAATTGTTTTTCAAATCAttaatgaaataaattaaatacataCTTAGTGAATGCTATTTATATCTATTATACTACCAAGTCTGGTCAAAGATTCTGAATCGGCATATAGGAAAAGCTATTATGTTAATTTGCTGTTTGTGTCTTTAGGAAAATCCCATCACCAAAACAGAGACATATTAAATTGTGTCTGTTTGACTGCCATACATGTCTAATAAAATGAAAGAGTTACTTACTCTATTTAAGTAGATCAGTTTGAGTATCGCAAGTCCAAACCATTTTAGTCATGGACTGGACTTGGCTAGCAATTGCAGTTGTACTTGCTTACCTTCTCCAAACATGGTTGAAGAAAAAAACTATAGGAAGAAACTTACCACCAGGTCCAAGAGGCCTTCCCATATTGGGACACCTCCATCTGTTGAGTAAAAACCCTCACCAAGATTTGCAAAAACTGGCTGAAAAACATGGCCCCATTATGTCAATGCATTTTGGATTTGTTCCAAACATCATTGTGTCGTCACCTCAAGCAGCTGAGCAGTTTCTTAAGACCCATGACCTTAATTTTGCTGGTAGGCCATCTCTTGAGGCTGCTAAGTACATTTCCTATGGCCAAATAAACTTGTCATTTTCAACATATGGTCCCTATTGGCGCAATATGCGCAAGTTGTGTACACTGGATTTGCTCAGTAATCTCAAGATCAATTCTTTTCAAGCTATGAGAAAGGAAGAGCTTGAGCTGTTGgtagatcatataaaaattgcaGCTCGGGAAAGAACTGCTATTGATCTTGGTACCAATGTCTCTTCTATGATCTCAGATATGACGTGTAGGATGATTTTTGGGAAAAGATTCGAGGACAAAGATTTGAAAGGGAGAGGGTTCCAAGCCGTGATTCAAGAGGGAATGCAGCTAGCAGCCGCCTTTAATCTTGGTGACTATTTCCCTTATCTTGGTGTACTTGATCTACAGGGAATGACTAAAAAATTGAAGGCTATAGCAGCACTATTTGATAGTTTTCTGGAAAAAATTCTTGATGAGCATGAACAGTCAAAGGAGGATAAGCAAACCAAGGACTTTGTTGACACCATGTTGGACATCATGAAATCTGGAGAGGCGGAGTTTAAGTTTGATCGTGCCCATGTCAAAGCTACACTACTGGTACTTTACATTTGTATATACAGAATTAGTTTTGCTCTTCTCAAGATTTTTGCATCCTGTTATTGTTAATCCAGATTCCACTGCACGCAAGTCGGTCGGCATAAatgtacatatacatatatatcacaGTTAGTTTCTTAAGACTTAATTTTGCAGGACATGTTTGGTGGTGGAATCGACACTGCTGCAACTGCCATCGAATGGCTATTCTCTGAACTCTTAAGAAATCCACGAGTAATGAAGAAAGTTCAGAAAGAATTGCAAGAAGTAATTGGTCCGGACAAGATGGTGAAGGAATCAGATCTAGAAAGCTTAGAATACTTGGATATGATTATCAAAGAATCCTTTAGGCTTCACCCAGTGGCACCGTTATT
Protein-coding regions in this window:
- the LOC108204886 gene encoding cytochrome P450 71AU50, which gives rise to MDWTWLAIAVVLAYLLQTWLKKKTIGRNLPPGPRGLPILGHLHLLSKNPHQDLQKLAEKHGPIMSMHFGFVPNIIVSSPQAAEQFLKTHDLNFAGRPSLEAAKYISYGQINLSFSTYGPYWRNMRKLCTLDLLSNLKINSFQAMRKEELELLVDHIKIAARERTAIDLGTNVSSMISDMTCRMIFGKRFEDKDLKGRGFQAVIQEGMQLAAAFNLGDYFPYLGVLDLQGMTKKLKAIAALFDSFLEKILDEHEQSKEDKQTKDFVDTMLDIMKSGEAEFKFDRAHVKATLLDMFGGGIDTAATAIEWLFSELLRNPRVMKKVQKELQEVIGPDKMVKESDLESLEYLDMIIKESFRLHPVAPLLLPHECIEDCTIDGFYIPKKSRIIVNTWAIGRDPKVWKDAETFNPERFVGSTIDLRGRDFELLPFGSGRRGCPGIQLGLTVVRLVVAQLLHCFDWELPNGMQPSELDMTEEFGLVVARATHLMAIPTCRLHQS